The Opitutales bacterium ASA1 genome window below encodes:
- a CDS encoding ammonia-forming cytochrome c nitrite reductase subunit c552, with amino-acid sequence MSSSPDNATELPRRKVFTRLALTIAFFALAAVAGLALLTNILERKSEAKNPFFRVVELTDDTTDPAVWGKNFPLQYDDYMRTVDQVRTRFGGSEALPRTPTDADPRSIVTQSKIEEDPRLKKMWAGYAFSIDFREERGHAYMLEDQRLTERQSVGQPGACLNCHASTYVAHKNAGDGDVVKGFSVVNKMPYAEATQLVEHPVACIDCHDSQTMALRITRPAFMEGIANFKAHQGIENYDVNKDATRQEMRSFVCAQCHVEYYFKGTEKRLTYPWHNGIKAEEILGYYDEVGFKDWTHKETGAPALKAQHPEFELWSQGIHARSGVSCADCHMPYKREGAHKISDHHVRSPMLNVNRACQSCHTVSEKDLLDRVETIQANTWETRERAMDALMHLVDDIKAAMAAGWSDTDLAAARDFQRKAQFLFDFVEAENSVGFHAPQEAVRILSLSIDYSRQGQMTLRPLGARPVTTTAEFAPISLPTPSSE; translated from the coding sequence ATGAGCTCATCACCAGACAACGCCACCGAACTGCCCCGGCGCAAAGTGTTCACCCGCCTCGCGCTCACGATCGCCTTCTTCGCGCTCGCCGCCGTCGCCGGTCTCGCCCTCCTGACCAACATCCTCGAGCGCAAGAGCGAGGCCAAGAACCCGTTCTTCCGCGTCGTGGAACTCACCGACGACACGACCGACCCAGCCGTCTGGGGCAAGAACTTCCCGCTGCAATACGACGACTACATGCGCACGGTCGACCAAGTGCGCACACGCTTCGGCGGCAGCGAAGCCCTCCCGCGCACGCCCACCGACGCCGATCCCCGCAGCATCGTCACGCAATCCAAGATCGAAGAGGATCCGCGCTTGAAGAAGATGTGGGCCGGCTACGCCTTTTCCATCGATTTTCGCGAGGAGCGCGGCCATGCCTACATGCTCGAAGATCAACGACTGACCGAGCGCCAATCGGTGGGCCAACCGGGCGCATGCCTCAATTGCCACGCCTCGACCTATGTCGCGCACAAAAACGCAGGCGACGGCGACGTGGTGAAGGGTTTCAGCGTCGTGAACAAGATGCCCTATGCCGAGGCCACGCAGCTCGTCGAACACCCCGTGGCATGCATCGATTGCCACGATTCGCAAACGATGGCACTGCGCATCACTCGGCCCGCGTTCATGGAGGGAATCGCCAACTTCAAGGCTCACCAAGGCATCGAAAACTACGACGTGAACAAGGACGCGACGCGCCAAGAAATGCGCTCCTTCGTCTGCGCCCAGTGCCACGTCGAATACTACTTCAAGGGCACCGAGAAACGCCTCACCTACCCGTGGCACAACGGAATCAAGGCCGAGGAGATCCTCGGTTACTACGACGAGGTCGGCTTCAAGGACTGGACTCACAAGGAGACCGGAGCACCCGCTCTCAAGGCCCAGCACCCGGAATTCGAACTCTGGAGCCAAGGCATCCACGCCCGCTCCGGCGTCTCCTGTGCCGATTGCCACATGCCCTACAAACGCGAAGGCGCGCACAAGATCAGCGACCATCACGTGCGCAGCCCGATGCTCAACGTCAACCGCGCCTGCCAATCCTGCCACACGGTTTCCGAGAAGGACCTCCTCGACCGCGTCGAGACCATTCAGGCCAACACATGGGAGACCCGCGAGCGTGCCATGGACGCCCTCATGCACCTCGTCGACGACATCAAAGCCGCCATGGCCGCCGGCTGGTCCGACACCGATCTCGCCGCCGCTCGCGACTTCCAACGCAAGGCGCAGTTCCTCTTCGACTTCGTCGAAGCGGAGAACTCGGTCGGATTCCACGCCCCGCAGGAAGCCGTCCGCATCCTGAGCCTCTCGATCGATTACTCGCGGCAAGGCCAGATGACGCTGCGTCCCCTCGGCGCACGACCCGTCACGACCACGGCAGAGTTTGCCCCGATATCACTTCCCACGCCCTCGAGCGAGTAA
- a CDS encoding STAS domain-containing protein, producing MPSVLNSSRQGDLLRLDLTAARLDAAAVREFKIAVDSAWASVTRRVEIDMGSVEFLDSSGVGALLSVYKRLPAPAQVKLVHVRPAVQTVIELLRLHRIFEVHGESAAA from the coding sequence ATGCCCTCCGTGCTCAACTCCTCCCGTCAGGGTGATCTGCTTCGTCTCGATCTCACCGCCGCCCGCCTCGACGCGGCCGCCGTGCGAGAGTTCAAGATCGCGGTCGATTCGGCGTGGGCCAGCGTGACCCGCCGCGTGGAGATCGACATGGGCTCGGTCGAGTTTCTCGACAGCTCCGGAGTCGGCGCATTGCTCAGTGTCTACAAACGCCTCCCGGCACCCGCACAAGTGAAGCTCGTCCACGTCCGACCCGCCGTGCAGACCGTGATCGAACTGCTGCGCCTGCACCGCATCTTCGAGGTGCACGGCGAGAGCGCCGCTGCCTGA
- a CDS encoding ABC transporter permease, with product MTLLRIVYRSLRQHAFTTFVAAGSIALAAGLALTVWSIKSQAEDAFTRVDAGFDAVLGARGSKLQLVLNAVFHLEASPGNIRAADYEQIARHPAVAHAIPIAVGDNYRGFRIVGTPIEKLAQVEFAPGRTLALAAGTFVEGDAHEAVVGSFAARRLGLSLGDVFHPYHGFVYDEQARHEETYTVRGILEPTNTPLDRVILIPLSGVQTMSGHAAAAATDVSAVLVKLRPGAAVAGFQLDVLYNRQGNRLTFAWPIASIMGELFSKFAWFQTVLALVAYGVVLAAVGTVLVSVYGSMAARRRDLAILRALGARRSTVFLLVLGESVFTGLLGAIGGLGLHFGLFTIAASIVRAETGVVLDAFAWHPALAVVPVALVLLCALAGLVPAAKAYRNDVASGLAPVS from the coding sequence ATGACGCTCCTACGCATCGTCTACCGCAGTCTGCGCCAGCACGCGTTCACGACGTTCGTCGCCGCCGGCTCGATCGCGCTCGCGGCCGGCCTCGCGCTCACGGTCTGGTCGATCAAGTCGCAGGCCGAGGATGCGTTCACGCGCGTCGACGCCGGTTTCGACGCCGTGCTCGGTGCCCGCGGCTCGAAACTGCAGTTGGTGCTCAACGCCGTGTTTCATCTCGAGGCCTCGCCGGGCAACATCCGCGCCGCAGATTACGAGCAGATCGCCCGCCACCCCGCCGTCGCTCACGCCATCCCCATCGCCGTCGGCGACAACTACCGCGGTTTCCGCATCGTCGGCACGCCGATCGAGAAGCTCGCGCAGGTCGAATTCGCCCCCGGCCGCACGCTGGCACTCGCCGCAGGCACGTTCGTCGAAGGCGACGCGCACGAAGCGGTGGTCGGCTCGTTCGCCGCGCGCCGACTCGGACTTTCCCTCGGCGACGTGTTTCATCCCTACCACGGCTTCGTTTACGACGAACAGGCGCGCCACGAGGAGACCTACACCGTACGCGGCATTCTCGAGCCGACCAACACGCCGCTGGATCGCGTCATCCTCATCCCCCTCTCCGGCGTCCAGACGATGAGCGGCCACGCCGCCGCCGCCGCGACCGACGTGAGCGCGGTGTTGGTGAAGCTGCGTCCGGGCGCTGCCGTTGCGGGATTTCAACTCGACGTGCTCTACAACCGCCAAGGCAACCGGCTCACGTTCGCGTGGCCGATCGCCTCGATCATGGGCGAACTGTTCTCGAAGTTCGCGTGGTTTCAGACCGTGCTCGCGCTCGTCGCCTACGGCGTGGTGCTCGCGGCAGTCGGCACCGTGCTGGTGAGCGTCTACGGCTCCATGGCCGCACGTCGTCGAGATCTCGCCATCCTGCGCGCCCTCGGCGCGCGCCGGTCCACGGTCTTCCTGCTCGTGCTCGGCGAATCGGTCTTCACCGGCCTGCTCGGTGCGATCGGAGGACTCGGGCTGCACTTCGGTCTGTTCACCATCGCCGCCTCGATCGTCCGCGCCGAGACCGGTGTCGTACTCGACGCGTTCGCTTGGCACCCCGCGCTCGCGGTGGTCCCGGTCGCACTCGTGCTGCTTTGCGCGCTCGCCGGCCTCGTCCCCGCCGCGAAGGCCTACCGCAACGACGTCGCCTCGGGCCTCGCTCCCGTGTCGTGA
- a CDS encoding ABC transporter ATP-binding protein: MPLLEINNLRRSFTAPDGSAHVVLDIHHFSLEAGEHVLLRGESGLGKTTLLHTIAGILSSDTGSVAIDGVDMAALSETARDRRRAALVGYVFQTFNLLQGFTVLENVLLGMAFGPGADRAHALDLLRRLGLAERVHHFPRQLSTGQQQRVAVARALAHRPKLVLADEPTANLDGAAAGRALALLHETCRAEGAALLVVSHSHDIEAGFDRVLALGSINHAVAPVAP, translated from the coding sequence ATGCCGTTGCTCGAAATCAACAACCTGCGCAGGAGCTTCACCGCACCCGACGGTTCGGCCCATGTCGTGCTCGACATCCACCACTTCTCGCTCGAGGCCGGCGAACACGTGTTGCTCCGCGGCGAGAGCGGCCTCGGCAAGACCACGCTCCTCCACACGATCGCCGGTATCCTATCTTCGGATACAGGCTCGGTCGCCATCGACGGCGTCGACATGGCCGCGCTGTCCGAGACCGCACGCGACCGCCGTCGCGCCGCGCTCGTCGGTTACGTGTTCCAGACGTTCAATCTCCTGCAAGGATTCACCGTGCTCGAGAACGTCCTCCTCGGCATGGCCTTCGGCCCCGGTGCCGATCGCGCTCACGCCCTCGACCTGCTGCGTCGACTCGGGCTCGCCGAACGCGTCCATCATTTCCCGCGGCAACTCTCCACCGGCCAGCAACAACGCGTCGCCGTCGCCCGCGCGCTCGCCCACCGACCGAAGCTCGTGCTCGCCGACGAGCCGACCGCCAACCTCGACGGCGCCGCCGCGGGTCGCGCCCTCGCGCTCCTGCACGAGACCTGCCGCGCCGAAGGTGCCGCGCTGCTCGTGGTCAGCCACTCGCACGACATCGAGGCCGGTTTCGACCGTGTGCTCGCCCTCGGTTCGATCAACCACGCCGTCGCACCCGTCGCGCCATGA